In Kordia antarctica, the following proteins share a genomic window:
- a CDS encoding tRNA1(Val) (adenine(37)-N6)-methyltransferase, which produces MSKPFRFKEFTIQQDKTAMKVGTDGVLLGAWASVESNPFAILDIGAGTGLIALQLAQRSTAEVIDAIEIDDDAYEQAVDNFENSPWSNRLFCYHAGLDEFVDEIEDTYDLIVSNPPFYTEDFKTKNMQRDTARFTDALPFSALLQGVSKLLEPSGTFCTVIPYKECEHFINLAEANGLFPRKICHVKGNPKVDFKRSLLTFSFEETKTTTEELVIETTRHQYTEAYILLTKDFYLKL; this is translated from the coding sequence ATGAGCAAACCTTTTCGCTTTAAAGAATTTACTATTCAACAAGATAAAACTGCTATGAAAGTTGGTACCGACGGCGTTTTACTTGGCGCTTGGGCTTCTGTTGAAAGTAATCCGTTTGCAATTTTAGATATTGGCGCAGGAACAGGCTTGATTGCTTTGCAACTAGCGCAACGCTCTACTGCGGAAGTAATTGATGCTATTGAGATTGACGATGATGCGTACGAACAAGCAGTTGATAATTTTGAAAATTCTCCTTGGAGCAATCGCCTGTTTTGTTATCATGCAGGTTTGGATGAATTTGTTGATGAAATTGAAGATACATATGATTTGATTGTGTCGAATCCTCCTTTTTATACAGAAGATTTTAAAACTAAGAATATGCAACGAGATACGGCTCGTTTTACAGACGCGTTGCCTTTTTCAGCATTACTACAAGGCGTTTCTAAATTATTGGAACCATCTGGAACATTTTGCACTGTTATTCCATATAAAGAATGCGAGCATTTTATAAATCTGGCGGAAGCCAACGGATTATTTCCAAGAAAAATATGTCATGTAAAAGGAAATCCTAAAGTCGATTTTAAACGTAGTTTGTTGACATTTTCATTTGAAGAAACAAAGACTACCACAGAAGAATTAGTTATAGAAACCACAAGACATCAATACACAGAAGCATACATTTTATTGACAAAAGATTTTTATTTAAAATTATAA